CCGACGCTCAACAGCGCAGCACAGCATATACCccccctctctctctctctctcttctttaCCTCTTCCCCTCCACCCCGGTATCACCACCATAATTAACCGAGCACAGCCTAGACATTCACAGGGTCCGCATAGACAGGCAGCGGATAAGCTACGGAAGATAATATAAAAGAACATAGATTACGCGTGTGGGTTGGGTGCAAGTTAGATTGTATACGAGAGAAGAGGCAAGGGCGCAGCGTCGGTTAACTTGAGAAAGGTGGGGGTAGTGGGAATGGCGTTAGCTTTGCGAGCAACGTAGGCATGTAGGCGCGAACGAACTCGAGATTGAGTTGGGTTGAGTTGGGCTGGGCCGGAGAATTATTTTGCTTGCAAAGGGTAATTTGAACGACTGAGTAAGTAGATTGTATAGTACAGATAGTGTATTCCATCCATAGTTAGGGAGACGGACAAGGCAAAGACGATGGATGTCCAAACaacctccacctccaccaccaccaccaccaccaccacaaccgccgccgccaaaaGGCGTGTCCAAGGCGTTCATGCACATGCAAGTCAGACAGCTGCGATGCGATCTTCAACGACTCCACCATCGCGGTAATATGGGATTGCAGAATCGAGATCATCATGGCTCATTTGCATTGGATTGCTTGCTTACTTCCATTGTCTGACAAGACTATATATATGCTGTGTGACCAACATGAAGGAAAAACGCCCGCGCACGCCCCGTTCATCCATTAGACCGCAGTTGAGTTCAAGTTCAGTTGACTTCGTTTCCTTTGCGTTCGTTCGTTCGTTCGTTCGTTCGTTCGTTCGATTTGATTTGAAATAGATAGCCAAATAGCCGCTACCGATAGTTACCGAGAGCCGATAAGGAAAGATTAGGAAAAAGTAAAAGAGGAGAGGTAAACTCCAAACGCCATGATGATTTTGCACCGAAAGAAGATAAAACAGGAAAGAGGTCGATTACAAAGACCCAAAGGAAACACCAGGAATTCGTCGAGAGAGCCACAACATAACTTGGCTGGCTTTGAATGACCAAGGTGAGGCCGGAACACCTCCCTACACCCACAAAAGACCACCCGAAAAGCCTTGTCTGCGCCGGCATGGCTATTCGGAAAAGCCGCAACGGCCCGAGGCCGCGCCTGCAGTCtgcgccgccgccgccgcctgGCTTGACTATACCACGCCTGTCCGAACATGCATGAAGCCCCCCCTCGTGCCCAAAGGCATGTACGGCAAGGCATCTTGCTGCGGGCATCTGTGGTGCATCCGCCGCCAACTCGCATGGCGCAAAGCCGGTTGCGCGATCCATGTACACGACCGTAGGCTAAAAGCCTGCAGCGCTAGCCTTTCTGTACTCTTGAAAGTTGTTGACATGTGAAGCAATTGAGGCATCTTCCTGGCTGCGGAGCTCCTCGTCCCACTTCTCTTCCTCTTGCGCGTGTGCGGCTTCAAAGGCGGCGGATTGGCCGCGGTGGAAATACATGGGTGCGCGCTTGAGGAGGGCGACGTCTTGCGTGACTAGGATGTGCTTGACACTTGAGCCTGGTTCCTGTCAGTGGGCATGCAAGCACGTTGGGGTATGGTGTTGTGGTTGTAACGTACCTGGTGTCTCATACTTTGCCTGCAGAAGCAGCTGGTCAACGACATGTCGCAGTCCGCGGGCGCCAGTTCCCATCTTACTGGCCTTTCTAGCGATCTCGCGTAGGGCGCCGTTGGTGAAGCGCAACTCAATGTTACGGAGAAAGGACTTGTACTCTTCCTGTCGGATGAGGCTGTCTTTGGGTTCAGTGAGGACGCGGACGAGAGCGTGTTCATCCAAAGACGATACAGCGCAGACGGTAGGGATACGACCGATGAGCTCTGGGATCATTCCGAATTTCTGCAAGTCGGCTGGCTGCACGTAGTCGAGAACGTTGACCTTCTCTTCGCGTTTGGGCTGCCTGACACTAAATGGATTCGGCATCTCCGTCTCTTGCGGGACGAAGAATGGCGAGTCCTTCTTGAATGTCTCAGCCTCGACACCGCCCAGCATGACACCATCAGCCGCCGCGTGGGCGCTTGATGCGCGTATCGATGCGCCAAAGCCCATGCCGCTCTTTGACTTTCTGTCCAAAATGATCTTGTGTAGGTTTGAGAATGCGCCAGTGCATATGAAGAGGATGTTGTCAGTTCGAATGTTGAAAACCTCGCCTTTATTACCGCCTGGCCCGGGTGGTGGAGGGCTACCCAAAGGACCTCCAGAGAGCCCACCAGGTCTGTTTGCGCTTCTCTCTGGCTTGGCCTGTACTTGGACAGTTGTGCCCTCGATGATCTTGAGCAGAGCCTGTTGAACACCCTCTCCACCTACGTCTTTACCATACGACATCTTGCTGCCGGCAATCTTATCAATCTCATCCAACACAATGATGCCATGTTCGGTCGCCTCAATATCATAGTTTGATGCAGAGAACAAACGCGCTACACACGACTCGACATCGTCACCAATATATCCCGCCTGTGTAAAGGTAGTGCAATCTGATATGGAGATGGGAAGACCCAGCGTCTTTGCCAGTGTCTTGCACATCAACGTCTTTCCTACACCTGTTGGGCCGAGTATAAGCACATTGGATTTCTCTATCTGCAGCTGGTGCTCGCTGGTATCGAGCAGCGAGTCGACGTCTACGGGGGTGGGCGATGTCGGCCTGTACGAGGGGGCTTCGTTATACGATAGAGGGTCATTATGGCTGTGCAGTTCTACGGTGGACTGTTGGCCCGGGAACTCATCTGGTCTTGTTAGGCGCGTGACGGGAACGGGGCTATGGAGGGAGTAGGGCTACCTTCTACAGGATGTCTATTATACACACTGGATCGTCGCTGCGCCTGGGCTTCCAGTCGTGCCTGCTCATCCAGTTGTCTCTTGAGCTCCTGGATGCGCAAATGGTGCTCGTGGACGGCCACGCTCAAGACTATCTTGGCGCGGTCCTGGTCGACGACGAACTGGTCAAGATGCTGCCTCAACACTTTTGGCGTAATGTGACCCACTCCCACGTTGCTCGTGGAGCCCAACGGGCCTCGCGTGGGCTGGTCAGGCTCATAAAAGGACGAGTAGCCCTGGCCACTGAAGTCGGAGCGATTGAACCTAGAGGACGACGCACGCCGGTGAGACTGTGGCAAGGGTGTGCGGCGGGAGATGCTGTATAGAGCGATATAAGACGCGCGGGCCTGGGGCGATACGGCGACGGGTAGGGCCCGGTGGAGGAGGCGAGGGATCATCATCATAGTGAGAGGTGAGCACAAAGGATGTCACATTCTAGAGTTGAAGGAGCACCGCGAGCGCGCTCCCACGAGACTCATGCGGCTACGGTGAATGAACCGTGGTTGAGCCGCGCTCTAGCTCCCCACGTCCATGGATGAGCCGTAGATGCGGGGGAAGGTCCCAGCCCCACGATTTCCCGCGGCCGATAAGGCAGAAGTAGCCGGCGCCGTGGCTGCCCTAAAACATTGACAACGGTCGCGCGCGTGTAAGAGCGAGGCCAGGAATGAAACCGCCTTGGACATTGCGGATACCCATCGGACGGACATCGCAGGGCAAATCCTTCACCATGCGGCCCTCTGCGCTGTTGGGACAAGTGGCGTGGGCGCGATGCCTGTTCAAGCTGCCTGAGCTATGACGTTGATTGTTGGGTTGGCAACGAACTTTTGGTTGAGAGCAGCGCTCAGCAATCGGGTTAAGCACCCCGCAAATTTCAATTCCTCTCCCCTGCTATCAGGCGAAGAGGGTCGACTTTGCAATTGAACCTTGCAAGCTGTGGAGCCTGCCTTGTCCTGCATTTCCCATATAGCTTTCTCTGCTAGCAACCTTGACTGTGCTCTCCACCACTATCACACACCATGGACCTCAACAGCGCTTCAGCAAACTCGACCATGAGCGACACCCCGGGGCAGGTCCCCAACGATGGAACCGGTACGGATCATCATGGCATTACAGCTGTCACTCAATTGACTAACACAATGGCCTGCAGGCATCATTCAGATGGATGGCTACCTCGAGCCGTTCAAGGACGCTCTCAAGAGCCGCTTCTCCAAGGCTCAGAAATGGATCAAGACCATTGAAGAGACCGAGGGCGGCATGGAGAAATTCTCGCGGGTACGTACTATGCATTGCTATCCCCAGCCGAGTAGCTGACAGGTCTGCAGGGCTACGAAAAGTTCGGCTTCAACGTCCAGTCCAACGGTGACGTCGTATATCGCGAGTGGGCCCCGAATGCTCTGCGCGCCTACCTCATTGGTGACTTCAACAACTGGGACCGCGATGCGACGCCCATGACCAAGAATGACTTTGGTGTCTTCGAGGTCACTGTGCCTGGCAAGGACGGACAGCCCAGCATCCCCCACGACTCCAAGATCAAGGTACGTTTGTTGGCTGGAATGGAAAATCAGCACTAATTGAATCCCCCAGGTGTCCTTTGTCGTCCCCAACGATCATGCTCGTCAGGAGCGCCTTCCTGCCTGGATCACCCGCGTGACCCAAGACCTCAGCGTCTCCCCCGTATACGATGCCCGCTTCTGGAACCCTCCCCAGAAGTATGTATGGAAGAATGAGAGACCACCAAAGCCTCAGAGTGCGCGTATCTACGAGGCCCACGTTGGTATCTCATCGCCTGAGCCCAAGGTGGCCACCTACAAGGAGTTTACGCAAAACACCCTACCCCGCATCAAGCACTTGGGATACAACACTATACAATTGATGGCGGTCATGGAGCATGCCTACTACGCCAGTTTCGGATACCAAATCAACAGCTTCTTTGCGGCGAGTAGTCGCTATGGCTTCCCAGATGATCTGAAGGAGCTCATTGATACTGCGCATGGCATGGGTATCACTGTGTTGCTCGACATGGTACACAGTCACGCATCCAAGAACGTGCTCGACGGTCTGAACATGTTCGATGGAAGCGATCACTTGTACTTCCACGAGGGCGCCAAGGGACGACATGAGCTGTGGGACAGCAGACTGTTCAACTACGGTCACCACGAGGTTCTGCGCTTCCTGCTCAGCAACTTGCGTTTCTGGATGGAGGAGTACCACTTTGATGGTTTCCGATTCGACGGTGTCACCAGCATGCTGTACACTCACCACGGTATTGGAACGTAAGTGGTTATCATTCCTTGTGCTATTATGCACTAACGCATTAATAGGGGTTTCTCTGGTGGTTACCACGAGTACTTTGGCGACTCTGTAGATGAGGAGGCCGTTGTATATCTCATGATCGCCAACGAGCTGCTGCACACACTCTACCCATCTTCCATCACAATTGCGGAAGACGTATCGGGTATGCCCGGTCTTTGTGTGGCACTCTCACTTGGTGGAATAGGATTCGACTACAGATTAGCCATGGCTGTACCTGATCTTTACATCAAGTGGTTGAAGGAGAAACAGGATATTGACTGGGACATGGGTGCTCTCGTTCACACCCTGACCAACAGACGGCACGGCGAGAAGACCATTGCGTACGCTGAGAGCCACGACCAAGCGTAAGTGAAACACCCAGTATGCATGACCATTGCTAATATTCTTCAGGCTTGTTGGTGACAAGACACTGCTCTTCTGGCTTTGCGACGCACAAATGTACACAAACATGTCCGTTCTGTCGGAGCTGACGCCCGTGATTGACCGGGGTATGTCTCTGCATAAGATGATCCGATTGATCACACACGGTCTTGGTGGTGAGGGCTACCTCAACTTTGAGGGCAACGAGTTTGGTCACCCAGAATGGCTCGACTTTCCTCGAGAGggcaacaacaacagcttCCACTACGCCCGTCGCCAGTTCAACCTCCCAGACGACGAGCTTCTCCGCTACAGGTTCCTTAACGAGTTCGACAGCAAGATGCAATGGACAGAGGAGAAGTACGGATGGCTGCACTCGCCCCAGGCCTACGTCAGTCTCAAACACGAAGGTGATAAGGTCGTTGTGTTTGAGCGCGCCGGGCTCTTGTGGATCTTCAATTTCCACCCTCAGAGCAGCTTCACCGATTACCGCGTTGGTGTAGAGCAGGAGGGTACTTACCGTATCGTCCTcagcacagacagcaaggCTTTTGGAGGTCATGGTAACGTCGATGAGACGACAAGATTCTTTACCACGCCGTTTGCGTGGAACGAGAGGAAGAACTTCTTGCAGGTCTACATTCCCTGCAGGACCGCCATCGTCCTTGCTCTGGAGAGCACCTTGTAGAGAGTGTATCGACAGATAATGCGGCTGGAGTTAGATCCAACGTTGAAGATTATGATAGCGACCGCATTCACTAGCGAGAGTGGCTAGATGCCTATAAATGATAGAAATATGATTAGTTATGCATCAGAACATTGTCAATTTGTGAAGCCTTGTGTGTTTCTGTGACAGACTCAGGGCTGACTGACATGCGGCTGTGGTGCGTTGCTACAAGTTTTTATCAATATATCCGCAGTCTCATGTACTTAGTAATTTCTCTTGCTCTAATGATGTAGTCGTCACATAGAAGAAGACATTCTATGGACTGAAAGCAAGGAAGCTGATAAAAAGATATGCATGAGGGATACGTACCTACCAAGAGGTGAGAATGTGATTAAATTACGTGGATGGAGTGTCCCAGACGTTGAGATAGACACGGTGTTTGTGATACAGGATGAAAGTTTGCAGTTGAGTGCATCGATTAGGCTAAAGATTATAGTATGTATGCACGCAGGGAGAAGAAAATAAGTAGAGGGTAATATTTAGGGTTTATGCAAAGATGCGTGGAGTTTACATAGTGTTTAACGGAGTTGTAAATTAATTTGCTAGGGCAGGATTTGATAAAGAGTTGTCAGGTCGTGCGAAGATGGAACGTGGATGGGTTGGAAGATTAGATAGTGGGATTTCGGTGGCTTTGCAGGACCATGTAGTGCGGACCACCCGGGTGAtatgaaatacttgacatactagtgtatAGAGGTCACTGTATGCGCCAGACActgcttacccacactgtcaagtattttattTCACCCAGGTACGGGCTACGAAGGATAGTGTAGGTTAGGGCATTGTGTGAGAAGTGCTTAGATGAAGGCATAATAGTGATGTCTTCATATATTCTTATAGCAATTCAATTAGACTTGGCAACTGCAGGTAAGAGTGGTGGGGACGGAGAAGTGTGAATGTAAGGCACGTCTGACTTTGATAGAGAGCGTAAATCCGAGCAATTGAGGGCTGATAGTTAGGCATAGATAGTCTCAGGGCTTGAAATACCCCGTAGGCTGTACGTAAAGTTGAGGCATGGCAAATACAGACGTTGTTAGGGTCCGGGTATTCTTGGTGAGGTGTTGAGTTGTAGACCGACGGTGGGTCGCCCTACTGGACTCTGTGGCAGCATACTTGCCTTTGTAGAATACAGAAGCAATTGCGGATGAAGTCTACCGCGCTGTGTAGATTTCGTTTTTGGCTGATCTTGGATAGACAGTCGTCATAGCGTAACTGCTGGCGTGCGCTACAACATTACAATCCGATGCACTGTGTGTTGCGTCACAAGGACGCGATCGTAAGCATGTGTACAACGGCTTGATAAACTTGAAATTAAGTCCGCTAATCATTGAGTTACCCGTTATGTCATGTTCTGCATTCTTGTACGGCTCAAATGAATGCGATCTCAATGGAGTGGTGATATCTGTATATTCGGGATGATTCGGGTGGGGGTTGCCAAGACTTGCGCATTGTCGAACAAGACCACAAAACAGCATACTTGTGAAGTGGAAATGCCCAGGTAGACTCATGGAAAGAAGGTCGACGATTTTCAGACACCAACTAATCAATTGAAAGTTGGTAGAAGGTAAAGGTACGTCTCTCCGAGCTGGGTACTAACCATGTTGCGCTAGCCGAAGCACGGATCTTTTCGGTGCCTTCCTGctgagcttgaagagctcTTTCCTCAAACAACCACCCTCTCTCCACTCACCACATCGCCCATCACACATCTCACAATGTTGAAGAGGTACGTAATGGGTCCATTGAGTCCAATTGACGATGAATTGAGATGGACTGACGCCTTTTCGATAGTGGGATCCAGCAGGCGCTCCGCGCTTCTATGCGCAGGCCGGCCATCCGCCGCAGCGCATTCCAGCCCCTCAAGAAGAGCTTCGCTCCCGCGCTTTCAACCCGCTTCGCCAGTACCGATGCAGCAAACCATGGCAAGATTCATCAAGTCATTGGAGCCATTGTCGATGTAAACGAACCCGTTCTCTACCCATCGTTGCTATAAAAAACTTTTCcgttgttctatggaggaATTTTGACTTGGCCATCTACGACTGTCACCACGAAACGATTGCTAACAGAAGAATTGCAGGTCAAGTTCGACACCGAGCAGCTCCCTGCTATTCTCAATGCCGTCACAACCCAGAACGGTGACCAGAAGTTGATTCTCGAAGTTGCTGTAAGAATGCCAAGAAGTGGATATGTGGAACAGCGTCACTGATACAGCGCAGCAACATTTGGGTGAGAACATCGTCAGATGCATTGCCATGGACGGTAAGCAGGATTCATATGTTCGTACAGCTGAATCAATGCTAATTGAATCCTCAAGGTACCGAGGGTCTCGTTCGAGGTTCCAAGGCCACCGACACTGGTGCCCCCATTAAGATTCCCGTTGGTCACGGTACCCTCGGACGCATCATGAACGTCACCGGTGACCCCATTGACGAGCGTGGTCCCATCAAGGCTACCAAGTACGCGCCCATTCACGCCGACCCTCCTGAGTTCACCGAGCAATCCACCTCCGCCGAGGTCCTCGTCACTGGTATCAAGGTCGTCGACCTGTTGGCTCCCTACGCCCGTGGTGGAAAGATTGGTCTCTTCGGAGGTGCCGGTGTCGGAAAGACTGTGTTCATTCAAGAGTTGATCAACAACATCGCCAAGGCCCACGGTGGTTTCTCCGTCTTCACTGGTGTCGGTGAGCGTACCCGTGAGGGTAACGATCTGTACCATGAGATGCAGGAGACTTCCGTCATTCAGCTTGACGGTGACTCTAAGGTCGCGCTGGTTTTCGGTCAGATGAACGAGCCCCCGGGTGCCCGTGCACGTGTCGCCCTTACAGGTCTTGTAAGATACCAATTCCTTCACCCTATTGTTTCTTGTGCTAATGAATGAATCGAGACGGTGGCAGAATATTTTCGCGATGCTGAAGGCCAGGACGTGTTGCTCTTCATTGACAACATCTTCAGGTAAAATTTCCAATACTCTATTTTTACAACATTCGCTCACAAAATTTTAGGTTTACCCAGGCCGGTTCTGAGGTATCTGCTCTGCTTGGTCGTATTCCTTCTGCCGTCGGTTACCAGCCCACCCTCGCCATTGACATGGGTGTTATGCAGGAACGTATTACCACTACCACCAAGGGATCCATTACCTCCGTCCAGGCCGTCTACGTCCCCGCTGACGATTTGACCGATCCCGCCCCTGCCACCACCTTCGCCCATTTGGACGCCACCACTGTCTTGTCC
This sequence is a window from Pyrenophora tritici-repentis strain M4 chromosome 4, whole genome shotgun sequence. Protein-coding genes within it:
- a CDS encoding ClpX, ATP-dependent protease Clp, ATPase subunit, which translates into the protein MMMIPRLLHRALPVAVSPQARASYIALYSISRRTPLPQSHRRASSSRFNRSDFSGQGYSSFYEPDQPTRGPLGSTSNVGVGHITPKVLRQHLDQFVVDQDRAKIVLSVAVHEHHLRIQELKRQLDEQARLEAQAQRRSSVYNRHPVEDEFPGQQSTVELHSHNDPLSYNEAPSYRPTSPTPVDVDSLLDTSEHQLQIEKSNVLILGPTGVGKTLMCKTLAKTLGLPISISDCTTFTQAGYIGDDVESCVARLFSASNYDIEATEHGIIVLDEIDKIAGSKMSYGKDVGGEGVQQALLKIIEGTTVQVQAKPERSANRPGGLSGGPLGSPPPPGPGGNKGEVFNIRTDNILFICTGAFSNLHKIILDRKSKSGMGFGASIRASSAHAAADGVMLGGVEAETFKKDSPFFVPQETEMPNPFSVRQPKREEKVNVLDYVQPADLQKFGMIPELIGRIPTVCAVSSLDEHALVRVLTEPKDSLIRQEEYKSFLRNIELRFTNGALREIARKASKMGTGARGLRHVVDQLLLQAKYETPGSSVKHILVTQDVALLKRAPMYFHRGQSAAFEAAHAQEEEKWDEELRSQEDASIASHVNNFQEYRKASAAGF
- a CDS encoding GlgB, 1,4-alpha-glucan branching enzyme, with the translated sequence MTKNDFGVFEVTVPGKDGQPSIPHDSKIKVSFVVPNDHARQERLPAWITRVTQDLSVSPVYDARFWNPPQKYVWKNERPPKPQSARIYEAHVGISSPEPKVATYKEFTQNTLPRIKHLGYNTIQLMAVMEHAYYASFGYQINSFFAASSRYGFPDDLKELIDTAHGMGITVLLDMVHSHASKNVLDGLNMFDGSDHLYFHEGAKGRHELWDSRLFNYGHHEVLRFLLSNLRFWMEEYHFDGFRFDGVTSMLYTHHGIGTGFSGGYHEYFGDSVDEEAVVYLMIANELLHTLYPSSITIAEDVSGMPGLCVALSLGGIGFDYRLAMAVPDLYIKWLKEKQDIDWDMGALVHTLTNRRHGEKTIAYAESHDQALVGDKTLLFWLCDAQMYTNMSVLSELTPVIDRGMSLHKMIRLITHGLGGEGYLNFEGNEFGHPEWLDFPREGNNNSFHYARRQFNLPDDELLRYRFLNEFDSKMQWTEEKYGWLHSPQAYVSLKHEGDKVVVFERAGLLWIFNFHPQSSFTDYRVGVEQEGTYRIVLSTDSKAFGGHGNVDETTRFFTTPFAWNERKNFLQVYIPCRTAIVLALESTL